Proteins found in one Miscanthus floridulus cultivar M001 chromosome 4, ASM1932011v1, whole genome shotgun sequence genomic segment:
- the LOC136551065 gene encoding benzyl alcohol O-benzoyltransferase-like has protein sequence MKLDFAVRRREPELVGPARQTPRETKRLSDIEDQVGLRWHVPFVLFYRGRGDAAGNDDPAALVRRALGEALVPYFPLAGRLREVEGRKLVVDCTGEGVVFVEADADVRLAELVAAGLRPPFPCMDQLLFDVEGSGGVLNSPLLLIQVTRLRCGGFVFALRLNHTMCDSADIVQFMRAVGELARGLPEPTVAPVWSREILDARSPPRPSFPHHEYDPVPPPPPSCPPPGDDMVMRTFIFGPDHVAAIKKGLSAQWGSSKATTFEALAAFIWRARTAALEIPADEDARLVIAASVRGVRDLELPAGYYGNACVYPAAVATAGSLRGGSGTPGDAVELVREVTRSAVSAEYVRSTADLMALRERPSLATANTLIVSDNRHAGFRHVDFGWGEPVYGGPAGALFVLSFIVAVTNGNGEDSIAVPIALPRSAMDRFASEVKMLC, from the exons ATGAAGCTCGACTTCGCCGTGCGCCGGCGCGAGCCGGAGCTCGTCGGCCCGGCGAGGCAGACGCCACGCGAGACCAAGCGCCTGTCCGACATTGAGGACCAGGTGGGGCTGCGCTGGCATGTGCCGTTCGTCCTCTTCTACCGCGGACGTGGCGATGCGGCCGGCAACGACGACCCGGCGGCCCTGGTCCGCCGCGCGCTCGGCGAGGCGCTGGTGCCGTACTTCCCGCTCGCCGGGAGGCTGAGGGAGGTGGAGGGGCGGAAGCTGGTCGTCGACTGCACCGGCGAGGGCGTGGTGTTCGTGGAGGCGGACGCCGACGTGCGGCTGGCGGAGCTCGTGGCGGCCGGGCTGAGGCCGCCGTTCCCCTGCATGGATCAGCTCCTGTTCGATGTCGAAGGCTCCGGCGGCGTTCTCAACAGCCCCTTGCTGCTCATCCAG GTGACCCGATTGCGATGCGGCGGCTTCGTCTTCGCGCTCCGACTAAACCACACCATGTGCGACTCCGCGGACATCGTGCAGTTCATGcgcgccgtcggcgagctcgccCGCGGCCTCCCGGAACCGACCGTCGCGCCCGTGTGGTCCCGCGAGATCCTGGACGCCCGCAGCCCACCAAGGCCATCGTTCCCTCATCACGAGTACGAcccggtgccgccgccgccgccgtcgtgtcCACCACCGGGCGACGACATGGTCATGCGGACCTTCATCTTCGGCCCGGACCACGTCGCCGCGATCAAGAAGGGCCTATCGGCGCAGTGGGGCAGCAGCAAGGCCACGACCTTCGAGGCGCTCGCGGCGTTCATCTGGCGCGCCCGCACGGCGGCGCTGGAGATCCCCGCGGACGAGGACGCGCGCCTGGTGATCGCCGCCAGCGTCCGGGGCGTGCGCGACCTGGAGCTCCCCGCGGGCTACTACGGGAACGCGTGCGTGTACCCGGCGGCGGTGGCTACCGCGGGGTCGCTGCGGGGCGGCAGCGGCACCCCGGGCGACGCGGTGGAGCTGGTGCGGGAGGTGACGAGGTCGGCGGTGAGCGCCGAGTACGTGCGGTCCACGGCCGACCTGATGGCGCTGCGCGAGCGGCCGTCCCTGGCGACGGCCAACACGCTCATCGTGTCCGACAACCGGCACGCGGGGTTCCGCCACGTCGACTTTGGGTGGGGCGAGCCCGTGTACGGCGGCCCCGCGGGCGCGCTGTTCGTGCTGAGCTTCATCGTCGCCGTCACAAACGGCAACGGCGAGGACTCCATCGCCGTCCCGATCGCGCTGCCGCGGTCAGCCATGGACCGGTTCGCGTCCGAGGTCAAGATGCTGTGTTGA